DNA sequence from the Juglans microcarpa x Juglans regia isolate MS1-56 chromosome 5S, Jm3101_v1.0, whole genome shotgun sequence genome:
GATTGTGAAcctcttttataatatatatttattaagtCACTCAATTTATAAATCTACTGTTTGTAAACTTTGATATATATTACAAGGCCAGCAAcactaaatatttataagaatcgGCATTTTTTTGTGGTTGAATCTGGAAACCCGGGTTCTGGACTGGGTATACCCGGGAGTACCCAGTCTGGAACCCAATTGAACAGTCCTACCGACAACTTACATCTCTGCATAAGCTCCACGCCTCCATCAGAATATTGTTTCGAAAATCAACGAGTGTCTGATCCATTTTTCATTCAAAACCGAGTCTAAACCAAGGTTAATCCAAACAATAAAGAACAGAAAAATAAGTCTTTTATGTAATTGTGACAAAGTATGACAAACAGGACAAATCGGTTGAAAGCAGTGCTGGGAAGAATATAATCTCTAAGAAGCAACTTCAAGTTATTCCGGCCAatcatttgatatatatatccTTACTAATGGCCGTTTTGTACTTACAAAGTGGCTCGTGTCTCTCCAGACCTCTTTCGTGCCATTTGGGGCATCATCTTTATACCTGAATATACAATAGAACCAGTTGGTTATTCTCAGTCCAGTCAGTATTTGTTTACATACCAAAACCAACTGGATGAAAAGGCGATGGCCcgatgaaaagagaaaataactttgtttttccttctgaTGACAGTTTGGTCATAGCTTGTAACTAGAACTGACAATCTTGTTTGCGAATAAAGGTTTCTCCTTCATGCTGGTACTCAAGGAGGTTTCAGGGTTGTTTGACTGGCTTTCTCCCACACCTGGTCTCATCCAAATCTTTATGTGCCCTTCTCGAGACACGGTAAGAACAGATTCCTGCGTAAATATCAAGCCAGAGAGTGGTTCAGTGTGAACACGATGAGCAACAAGCGAGGAGATCTTTGGAACATCTCGCATGCTTGGAGCAGGTTGCAGAGTACCCACTGGGGAAGCATTGTCCCAATGGGATGACTGGCTTCCAGTACTGTATGTAGGGGACCCACCAGGCGGGCATCGCCGCAATGGCACTACAATTTCATCCATTTCCAGATCCCACAGAAGCAATTGCGTGTCCTGGCCACAAGCATACCAAGCTGGTGAAAAACCAAAAACCTATGAAGCCGTGTGGTATGTGTcgctacaatatatatatatatatatatatattttttttggatagatATTCAGGATGAAACTCAGGAACGTATGCAGGTTGTGTATGTTCCAATGTCCCATGTATCTCATGTGTCTATGGAGGTGAATtgtgttgctgatttttttgcAAAATGTTGAGCTAGGGGTGAATCAGTGCAGTATTTTGATTCAAGGTATATTCTACGGGAAGTAAAAGGCTTCTTACGCATGGAGAAAATAGGCTGCTATGGTATTCCTATGCTGCAAAGTGATGGTATGAAATTAAATTGGGGCACCGTCTTCCTTCTAAAAGTTGTcagattttgttaaaaaagcATGAATGTGTATATGTATAACTGCTAAAAAGTATTACAAAGATCAAAGGCTATCAAATCAATTTTCAGTGTCACTGATAACTCAAACCATATACCTCTCCTTAGCAATGGATCATTGGTGTAAATTGCAGGACCATATCAGCTAACTCATATATTCTTTTCCTTCCTTATTTCACCCAAAGTAAACATTACTAGAATAATCAGAATAAACAGAAGGATGAAGGCCAAGCATGGGAGACCATAGCAGCTCTAAAACATAATTATGTCAAAATCTAGTCTCTTCGGTAGCTAATTATTAATCTCAACCTCCTGATAATAACATTCTTAGGTGCATATATTTTGGTAGTTGACCCCATAACATTTTGCATCATGAGAAATGGCACATAGCACTGTTCCACTTTCTTTGTTCCAAAATTTCTCGCCATATATCCTCAAATACCCCCAACGGTGACATTAAGTAGTTTCTATACATTATGTGATTATGTCATGACTAGCCAATTGCAGGAATGATTTTGGTGgcaatttctaaaatttatatgtcAAGAACTAGTTTGAGAAATAACTAGGTTTTCTGAAGTAAAGAGTTGAAGTTGCATCCAGAAAATCAGTCACACTGTAAGAAGAAATCATCATGGCAACTATATTACTCAGTACCTGACCAACAGAACCAAACCGGTACATGATAGTTTCCCCCGTGCCTTCTGAATTTGGAGACGACCAATATGAATCAAATGCCACTCCACTGACCTGTCAGCATGATGCAGTACTCAGTAAGCAAGATGGTTATAATCATGTGAGAACCATATCTAGCCCAGCATTAGTATTTATGGAGCGTACCCACGAATTATGCCCCTCGCCCCATGCTACAACTTTCCGATCTTCCATGCTCCAAACTTGAACTAAATCATCTTCGCCTCCCGTAAGAATATATTTTCCATCCATGCTGTTCAGTGGGATTTTATTGTTAGTCATAGTATCTATTTGCTTTTCTGATTGGCATCATAATATCTATTTTCTCAAAGAGAAGGATgtgatataaaccaaaaaggATCATATAACATTACAGTTTCAATTTTAAGAAGGAAAAATCAAGAACAATGGAATAACATTTGAATCTAACAGCAAAAAGCTATGACTGGAAAACCAGTAAAGTTACCAACCTCCAAGCACAACATAATAGAGCACCATAATAACTTTTGCCACCACATACGAGGTGTTCTTTTGCGTAATCAAAAATTCGTAGATAACCTGCATTTAGTATTTAAATTGAGTTTGCTATtgaacaaataaacaaatacaacaaaaaccTGTGGTTGGGTCCAGAGAAAATTATACCATCTCTTCCCACAGTTGCCAGATAGGCACCATCAGTTGAGAAAGCAATGCTATTAATTGAACCTTGGCATATATGCCATCTGGCAACCGGGTTGCTCTGCATGTACAGAGGAGAGGTCAACAAAGAAATCCTGGACAAGAGAAGACATAATGGACGATAGTAGACATAATAACTCAATGCTTCAGATGCATCCATTATATATGTTTCGTCAGCCAAATGAACTAAAAATTGAGTACTCGTTTAACTGAAAGGACGTTAGAATATCACTAGAGATAAACCTTTAGAAATCTGAAAAAGTAAATGATCTTGCTTGACTAAggttataataaaatgatagaatattgaatagcagtgaatagtagtaagaaatatgtgaattgtaaaaataaaataaggaatagtagtgaggtattctcaaaATACTTGAGGTATTCTTAGTACCCAAACTAGGCCAGCTATAATAAGTTACTAAAAACTCAAGCCTTAGAAGTATCATATTTAtgcttcgtttggttacgcagttcagatgagttgagatgttttgaatagtaataagatttttgaattgagatgagatggtttgtaaaaaagtgtgtttgtatagtgagatgagatgatatagtttttattttttgggatttgataaaGGGGTGGGTCCcactaataattaaaaagtattttataattattgaataataattataaatatattaatagaaagtaatatttattattaattaaaaaatctataaacaaaacCGTACACTAGAAGATAGTACATTTAGCtttgaaaagtaataattatttattattacaaaatctATAAACAAATACCATACACTAGAAGACAGATTGGAAGATTGGACGAAATGGGAAGGGAAAATAACAAGGACGGGAATACTGAAGAAGGCAGTGGTTGTTGAAAACTGTCAGTGGTTGTTGAAAACGTACAGGTGAAATAAAATTCCACTTGTGGCCGTTTGGATGGCAAGATCAAATAAGCCGTACAGCCCAGCATCTGGgcatccaaaccaggccttagtaTGCAAGATGCAAGAGTAAGCATTTTTGCTTTTTCTGGTTAGCGAGCAATTATTATGTACTGTATGTTGAACCCACTGAAAACATATGCGCAAAGATATCAACAAAAAATACAGACCACCCAAACATATTACCCCATAACATTCAAAGTATGGTAGACATCAAAGACAGCCCTGTATATGTACTTGATCATGCTGTGTATTCTTATGACACCAACTACAAAATTACCTATTGAAAAGCAACACACTACCAAGACATAAGCTATAACAAACTATAGGAAGGAATTGAAAATTCGAATGAGATAAAGTTTTAGATCCCCAACCCTCAAGCTAATCTGGAGACAATGGCAACTTCCCGGGTCCTCCCCTAGAGCAATTAAATCACGATTTTTGCAGTCCATGAAATCTATTATTGCAAATCAACACATGCATGTGCTTATTCTAATAATTAGAAAGTGATCAGATTAGCTTGACTGGAAACCATATATTGAGGTATGAATAGTCCGAGTAAAAGCTACAAGCTTAAATATGCAAAGAAGAGAGTCCAAACAATTTATAATTGGTGAATTAAACAAAAACAGGATATGAGAGAGTGAATAAATAGACATGTGAAACCCCTCAAATGCAAATGTGGACTTATGGTCAACAATTCTAAAAGATCCACATGCCAGATATATTGTAATTCTGAATCATAGAACCGTTGAAAACATCAGGAGACCTACAATCTTCAACTATACTGTGGATGCCTGCACTTaccataacaaaaataataatgcagaCGCCCATCTTCTAATaggaaattgatttttttttttaaaaaaaagtaaaaaaactgCTGCACATTACAGGTactatctaaattttaatagatTTGCAAACCTTAGTAAAaagaacatatatacataccaTATAGTGCCTAACAATTAATTGCTTAAagattatataatttatctacAACACattaaataatcaattaaatacaaagaaattaatattagaAAGAAATCCATCTAAGAGAAGGCATCCGAAAGAGTTTGACAATGAATAACTATTAACTCCATCACCTTACTGTAACGAGCATGTGCAACAGAAAATTGCATCTGATCTCTAACAACAGGGAATGAAGAATCACCTGCACCATCTTTGCTCtagggagaaaaaaaagaaaagaaaaaaaaaggtcaaaataAGCTCAAATCACTACCTACAACAATTAATCACACAAATTCAAGGCTTGCCTTTTCATACACGTACAAATTCCCATCAGCATGAGCAACAACAAAAGAACCATCACCTCCAGGTACCCATGCAACACTAGTGCAACGACTGTTGAAAAGAGACAAGGTTAATCTAACTAGGCATTCAAACAAGTCATTTAGACTTCCACTTCACAATGAAATGTTATGTCTATGTGTGAAGCTATGATTTATTATGTTAACCagaccaaaatatatattacgtCAACCAGACCAGAAAACTGTAAATATAGGCACACAAAGCAGAAAGGgaaagagtaaaaaagaaacaaacactAATACAAGAACTAGGACAAATATTGCCTCTGGTAGTATGCCATAATCACTCATCCAAGAATTAGGCAAAAAATGGTGATTTGTGAATTTGGAAGACAAAAAGAGCCCTTGACTTTTGCCTCCAAGAGATCTCTTCCATCAACAATACCCTCCCAAGATCAGTGACCActtcttttttctcaacaaTGCCTCCTCGGAGATAACATCATTTTCCTCCCCAACCTCCAAAACATGTAGCTCCTCGAGGGAATTTTTCTGGTTGTCAATTCCAGCATGTTTTTTTCACAGTATTCAAAACTACACTCGTTTCTTTTCTTCCAAATACACAGTAACAAGctgggatcatcttccacaatAGTACACATTGATAGTTCTTAATTGTGCTTTACAATGTGTTAAGAGATCCACTACCCAGAAGGGCATAACATCCCAAATAGGCCAAAATCtgtgttccacaaaacatttgAAACCTTGCATTACAGAAGAAGACCCTATTTCCTCATTTTTATTGCACATGCAATGCTGACTAATTACTACAATGCCCCCTTTCCTCAAGGTATCCAGGTAAGAATCCTCCACAACGCAGCTGTCCAAAGAAAGTGATTCACCCTAGGGGGAGCCTTATTCCTCCAAATCAGCTTCTAGGGGGGAAAAGGTCTTATCATGAGCACATAGAAAATTCAGAAAGACTTCACAGTGTACACTCCTTTCCTAGATGGGCCCCAAATCATTCTATTGTCATTGTTGCTTCCCACTTGACTCGAATACAGCTGATCAAAAACAATGAGAAGAAATCCACTACCCAATCATTGGCCCATCTGACAAATTTTACACACCAACGAAGACAACCCTATGAGTTTATAGTGATCAGCCACATAAGCATCCTTAAATGTGCGATTCACAATAACTCTGAAAAGGTACCTTTGAAGGATTGAACCCTGTACCacacatcatgccaaaaaaggATCTTGGACCCATCACCAGCCACAAATCTAGTTCAATGAAAAAAACTCCTTCCAACCCGTTTTAAAGTTCTTTCAAAGGCCAACAATGAAAGACCCTTCTGTATCAAGAGATCACCAACCATCGCCCGAGTTACTATCTTTATGTCCACAAGCACCTTATGGAGGCTTCCTCTCTCATAAGCATATTGCCATAGCCATGTCCCCAAAAGAGCTTAGTTAAGAAGAATTAAGTATCTAACCCCCAACCCACCTACTACCATTGGCCAGCACACTTTACTCCATTTAGCAAGATGTAACTTGTACCCTACCCCCATAGCTCCCCATAAAAAACCACCTTCCACCATGGGACTTGGTACTCAATGCACTTCTATCATACTCATTACTCTTATCATACTTTGTCCATCCAATGTGAAACTATGCGAGGCCTTACAATCACCCCACTCAAATCCTTCACATCCCTGTCTATGCCCACATCCACGTCGCATTAAGTGTCCCAATGCCACAAGGAATTACTAGGTCAgttctaataccatttgtaatgatCTAAAGAAAGCTCAAGTCACATACAGGCTTATCTTTTGAAAGTACTTGTCAAGTTTCCTTGGaatcctttttttataagtgagtGCGATACCCCAAATTAGATTGAGTAAAGACTAGTTGTGAAtaagatcccacattacttgggagggagaagtttaAGCCCTTTATAAAGATTCCAGGGTGCTCCATCGTAACCTTGACTAATCCTCTTAGAGAATGAGCTTAGATGTGGCTTGAGCCTCCCTTGGGTTGTATGGATGGTGTTAGAGTCAAATcctagaaatgtgggacttgagctaTACTGCCTATGATGGAATGACCCGATGAGGACATCTAGGATTTAACAGATAGATTGTGATACTCCAAATTCAATTGAATTAAATACAGAAAAATGGTtaatgggatcccacattgcttgggagggaAAAGTTTAAGCCCTTTATATTGATTCAAAGGGGCTCAAATTGTAACCTTGATTGGTACTATTGGAGTATGGGaccagatgtggcttgggcttcTCTTGGGTTGTTACAGTGGAGCTACTTGGAATCAGTATAAAAACCCAATCCCACCTATTAAGGAACTAACATGTGACTTGGTACTCAATACACTTTATCATAGCCATTTATCATACTTCAACTACCCAATGTCGGACTTAGTGGGGTGTTACATACTAAGAGACAATACATATCCCTCGAACACACTTTCCTTCAATCTATCTACACTAATACTTGATACAAATTATGTTTCTATAAGATTGAAGCCACTGTCTTCTATGTCCAATTAATGTGTTCTCCAgccttgcatgcatgcataatacATAAAGCAATACCATGAGCAAGCTCAACTGgctaaataatgaaaaaaaatccacaaaccATGAGATGCATGATTAAATGAGTTTCATACTCccacaaaagaaaagatattgtTGAGAAATTACAAACCAAAATCGACAAAGTTGTCAACAATGACCCATACTAAATGGAGTTAGGTATGCTGTTTGGAATGGTTCTCTTCATAATCTAATACCCTACAAAGGGACACGGTTGTAGTCTCCAATTCATCTTTAAATCCCAAGTAATATGGAATGTTTGCACAAGTATCTCCAACATATGATGTTCTTTCATTATATTAAATTCAAGTAACAAAGTAAAAATGCAGTCAGACTATCAGCAAAGATCCTAAGGAACACACAGTGTGCTATGTAGACGCCAATCTTAGTAGGAGGCCGAACAGGGTATTAGAAACATTCCACACCAATTGTTCATGTTCTATTCCAAAATGTACTCCATCTGAGTAGGTGCAATGCAAAATGGGAATTTCACATTGacaattttttggataatggGTTTAAAGCAGCATAAGAGCTCTAGAAACCATGAAGATGGAAATGATTCTAACACACAAGATCATCAAAACAACATTGAGCTATAAAAAATGGTCGGGAAAATATGAATATTAGCAATTGCAAATGTGAGAAACAAGAAATTCACCCACTAACTAGCAGCTGAATGATGCTaggaaaatttattttggtcatTGATGAACCCCTAACTAGTCTGAGAGGGAAGGGCTAATCCAAGCAACCTCAAAGTTATCAAGAAAACTTCAAAGCTTAAAAGATACTCATCAACCATAAAAAGATAACGCATTTAATGGTCTACTAACCATTGTATATTACACTACAAAACAAAGGCAATAGGAAGTATCCAGTTGGAAACCATAAAAGACCAAACAACTTAAGAGCTATAGGGGCAAAGCACAAGTAGGTGGCTCAAGTTAAACCATTAAAAAACTAGAGTTTGATGTTGGCCTAATTAACACAgcacaagaaaaaagaaaaggaaaagaaaagcagaAAACCTTCTAAAGATTTATTGACACTTTTCACgcgaactctttttttttttttcttctttggctTTATCCTCATTTTTGCAAGGTCAAGCAAACCCTTAGATTCCACTTAGTCTAGTAATTCATGAAAGTCAAATCAATACCTGCTGTAACATAGACCCCAAAAAAAAGTTTAGTGTAGCTGTCAAGTTCTTTATAACAAAGGTATCCACCTTATTATACAGCATTGGACGTTATAGGTACTGCTTATTATTTCCATTCTTTGCCATTTAATCTTCAATCCTACTAAAATTGCAACATGAAAGCTACAAAAGTTTCTTACAGAAGAAGACATATTCAATTGCTTATTGGGAAAAAAGAATCATTATATGAAACTCCGCAAGACTTTCAGCAATTTACCCACTTCCCGCGGCTtgacaaataaacaaacaaaatgaaattccATAAGATCTTCACAAACTAGATGCAACATGTAACATTTGATGAGCTGATAGTAACGAATCAGAATCAACTTGGAAGAAACAATAGTATGCAACGCATGGGAAAGTTAAAACTAAGTTAATCCTTGCCTGTTATTAACAGAACCATCTTTGTTATAATGCTGAGCCCCAACAAGCTTCTTTCCAACATCCTGTAATTGCTGTCTCAGTGACACAGAGTACACTACAATAatacacaggacatatacatTTGTAAAGTTCAAACTTCCCAAAAAATtgtgaatttaaatttttatggtgAGTTGTACCATCGCCAGAATTTAACCCAATAAGCAAATCATGCCCATCCCTCGCATCCTGATCAAATGCATGGCACACGGGATTTGAATTACTGAAATGAATAGACTTTATCGGATCCTACATTGAATGATTTACCTGTCataaaccaaccaaaaaatCCCAAAAGTCATTCAAACCCAAATAACCATAAACCAAAGTACCTTGTCTTGAGAATTCAAATCACTTATAAGGATAGCATCCCCCACATTGAAGACCAAGTATGTCCCTTTCCCATCAAAATTCGTAGTAGCCATTGAATTACTCGAACTTGAAGACCCCAAAGATCCAACCCTACCATTCCCACTAATACTCTTACTGCCACCATTCCCTCCAACAAAGCTAAGGGCACGGCTCCCATTACTTCCACCCAATAACCTTGCTGCAGCTGATCGCACTCCACTGCTAGCACTGAAGCTTGAAGGAGGGGCTGGTGGGGTTGATGGGCCCTGCTTGTCCTTTAGATGTGCTAGAGTTACCTGTTATGATAAAAAGTCAACCACCCTAAAAAATTAGAGTATGAAAACCATAtacaatacataaataaataagctaATTTATTCAAATAAGAAGTTTGACCAACAATAAGTTCTTAAAAAATGGAGCTTGAGAAAATACCTGGAATAAGAGAATCAACCAAATATGTTTCCGGAATTCATGTAAGAAATGTGTACCAAGAAAGAgcaagaaaatagttttttttttttttaacaattacgagcaagaaaataaaatccataCAAGATCCCAAAGATTAATTCTGTGAAGTATCAAATATATCCGAGCATATAACATTGACCCGAAATTATTTTCAGCAAATCGATTTTCAATATGTGCACtgaaatcaaaattaattaaaactctatATTCGAAGGGTGGTCAAAACAAACGGGTGCCGATCATTCATTACAACCCTAGAAATCAATATCGGtaacagaaaagaaaatgtacaCAAAACATCCATTTCACGAAATGGGTATTGAAGAAACCTCCCAAAAAGTACTTCCAAGTATTAATTGGGACTACAAAAACTGAGAAATCCAAGAACCTGAGTCACGGTTTTTCCATGGGCATAATGAAGGAGACCGGAGGGGTGGGTCTTCTCGTAGTGGAGCTTGTACCGACCTTCGGGGGTTTTAAAATAGGTCTTTAGGGCAGGCGATTGTGTTGTGGCCGATGAAGACGACGCTGACATCATGCCGTTGGCGGAGTTCATCATGGTGTTGCTTATGGTAGGCCCGGGAGCATGTGATCATGACACCACAAAGGCCTTCAATTTCAATGCTGATTCTAAAACAGAAGAGCCGGCGATGTGCTCCGCTTTTggtttgctctgttttttttttttttttttttttcttgcactttCCCTTTCTAGGTCCTTCAATGGCTTCCGGATCAGAGGATAGGTCCTGCGGATTGTGGCGTAGGCGAACGTTGGTGAAGGGGATAATAGGTAGAGATTTgaccctttttgttttttggtttgggGTTTTGAGTCTAGGCAATTGACGGTGGGGGGATGACGAGCTTTCTACTATACGTTGCTGTCacagggagagagggagagagagagagtgcaaaGCTGTATAAAGAAGAAGCGAATGACAAGAACCGGGACGGGGTTTCCTATCGTTCGAGGTATTTGAATGAAGGTtccttttatcatttttgtgtTTAATTGTTCCACTTTTGCGACTTTGTATCGAGCAAACCTTGCTCTGTAATTTAGGTTTGCATCTGAGTGGGATATTTCGTGGCATGATGATCTTCTTTATGGGGCTTTTCTGAGGCCGAGTATAGATATAGATTTCTTACTATGAAGAAGAAAGTTTGGTCCATTCTTGATCCCAGTGCATATGGCTTAAAGGATTTGAGCCCGAACCGCAAGCCCATGTGGTGATTACAAATTACATAGTTTGGTTGGTGTTATTGGGTTAGGTCTCACGTACAGTTTTCGAGATAGCCCATTGTATAACTTCAAAAGAAATGCTCTTTACTCTTTAGTTTAGATACAATTGTGTGAACGCATACTCCTTTTGAAAATGAggagtaaaaaattaattttttcttatgagtatcatatttatttactttttttaaaaagaatgtgcgacatttacatattttataactgcaaatatcatttatatatatatgtgtgtgtgtgtgtttcttttACATTATAATCTTTTGATAGTTCATAATGGATGCAAtaagtctttcttttttttttttttttttttttttgttcgagATGTACATTATAAAGGGATGATAATTTGGGAATACAAAGTTTAATTTCCAAGTAACTTGTCTACAGTCCCATATGTAGACCTTAGTTTAAAGGAGCTGTACAAGCAATAATCTCTTATAGATCAGGAACAAGAGGAGATTCAAGTGGAGACTCGTAAACTGGAAGATGCAATTATCCATGGTGGAAAATGCTTGATTACACAATTGTTGACGACGCGCCATTATAATAGAGATGCTTTTAAACAAACGATGAAGAGGATTTGGAGGCCTGTCAATAACATCAAATTTCGAGAACTGAATTCAATATTAACACTCATAGAGTTTGAGGATCTCCAACATAAAGAGCGTGTGATTCGAGAAGGACCCTATTCTTTTAACAAACAACTGGTTCTAATAAAGGAGGTTGAAGGGAATCAACCTATTCACCAAATACGCCTTATAGAGGCATAGTTTTGGATTCGTTTACATGGATTACCTCTTAGTGCTAGG
Encoded proteins:
- the LOC121267598 gene encoding probable catabolite repression protein creC isoform X2, whose translation is MMNSANGMMSASSSSATTQSPALKTYFKTPEGRYKLHYEKTHPSGLLHYAHGKTVTQVTLAHLKDKQGPSTPPAPPSSFSASSGVRSAAARLLGGSNGSRALSFVGGNGGSKSISGNGRVGSLGSSSSSNSMATTNFDGKGTYLVFNVGDAILISDLNSQDKDPIKSIHFSNSNPVCHAFDQDARDGHDLLIGLNSGDVYSVSLRQQLQDVGKKLVGAQHYNKDGSVNNSRCTSVAWVPGGDGSFVVAHADGNLYVYEKSKDGAGDSSFPVVRDQMQFSVAHARYSKSNPVARWHICQGSINSIAFSTDGAYLATVGRDGYLRIFDYAKEHLVCGGKSYYGALLCCAWSMDGKYILTGGEDDLVQVWSMEDRKVVAWGEGHNSWVSGVAFDSYWSSPNSEGTGETIMYRFGSVGQVLSNIVAMMISSYSVTDFLDATSTLYFRKPSYCAISHDAKCYGVNYQNICT
- the LOC121267598 gene encoding probable catabolite repression protein creC isoform X1; the protein is MMNSANGMMSASSSSATTQSPALKTYFKTPEGRYKLHYEKTHPSGLLHYAHGKTVTQVTLAHLKDKQGPSTPPAPPSSFSASSGVRSAAARLLGGSNGSRALSFVGGNGGSKSISGNGRVGSLGSSSSSNSMATTNFDGKGTYLVFNVGDAILISDLNSQDKDPIKSIHFSNSNPVCHAFDQDARDGHDLLIGLNSGDVYSVSLRQQLQDVGKKLVGAQHYNKDGSVNNSRCTSVAWVPGGDGSFVVAHADGNLYVYEKSKDGAGDSSFPVVRDQMQFSVAHARYSKSNPVARWHICQGSINSIAFSTDGAYLATVGRDGYLRIFDYAKEHLVCGGKSYYGALLCCAWSMDGKYILTGGEDDLVQVWSMEDRKVVAWGEGHNSWVSGVAFDSYWSSPNSEGTGETIMYRFGSVGQDTQLLLWDLEMDEIVVPLRRCPPGGSPTYSTGSQSSHWDNASPVGTLQPAPSMRDVPKISSLVAHRVHTEPLSGLIFTQESVLTVSREGHIKIWMRPGVGESQSNNPETSLSTSMKEKPLFANKIVSSSYKL